The Bacteroidota bacterium genome includes the window CAAAGGATTTAGTGATCAAAACTTCGACATGCTTGAGATTCAGATGCGTGGTGAAATTCCGATGAAACTTCTTGGCACCACACATTATCAGCTTGGAGGTGGCGGATTTCCCAATACCAGGTCCATTACTTATGCTGACTACCATCATTTTTATGGGAACTTCATTACCTATGGAAAAACAGACCTCCTTGGCTTTTACCTTATCCGTTATTATCGGCATAGCACCTCGAAATACTTTACAGAGGCGCATATTGAACATCATTTTGGCGGATTCTTCTTCAACAAAATTCCTGGCATTCGCACGTTGAAGTTAGGCGAAGTAGTAGGGTTTCATTTTCTCTACAGTCCCACCCGAGGCGCTTACTATCAATTAGATGCCGGGATTGACAATATCTTTAAAATCATGCGCGTAGATTTTGTGGCGGGGTGGGGGCAAACTGTACACAACATTGGAGGACGAGTCGCTTTTTTATTAAATGTCTTGAACTAAAAAGCTATAAGCCGCCAATAGTTTATCCTTCTACTATTGCTTATCAGTTGTATAAAAGCCCCCATCACGTAGGGTATCCAAAATGCCATAATAAATATATCTTTGCCTGCAATAAAAATCATCAATATGCAAAAAGGTAAGGTAAAATTCTACAATCGGGTAAAACGTTTCGGCTTTATCGTTGACAACGAAACCCTAAAGGAGTACTTCGTTCACTCATCCGGTCTGATAGATGAAATCAAAGAGGGTGATGAAGTTGAATTTGAAATCGAGGAAGGTAAAAAGGGATTAAATGCGGTCAATGTAAAGACTGCCTGATTAGTCATATTTCCATACCATCATCAAACAAAAAGGCTTCGAAAATATTTTCGAAGCCTTTTTGTTTGCAGTGAAGTCCCACCAACGGAACTTCGATCACTATCTAAATACTTTTCTATCGCATCTGTACCAACTGGCGACTGAATACTTCCCCATTCACCGTCATCTTGACAATGAAAATGCCACTAAGAAATCCATAGTTCTTTGCAGTAAATACCGAAGAGTGAACACCTGTTTTTTGATTTTCATCTAGTATCCGACTAACCAGTTTTCCACTGATGTCAAACACCTCTAACTTTACCTGAGAATCTTCTATAAGATTATAGCGAATGTTCGCTTGTTCTACAAAAGGATTTGGGAATGTAGTGATGTCAATTTTAGCAGATGTCCCAACACTTCCAGTAGTGGTATTAGCAAGTTTAGATAGGTCAATATTACTATTGTCCGATTTGGTCAACTCTGTGATGCCACCGGAACATGGGAAGTTGGAATTCTCCATAAAACTTGGAGTGGCGCCAACCAGTTTAATTTGGCTTCCTACCTTTGCAAAGTTCAACTCGCCACTTTTAAAGCACCATACCATACCATTCGGACGAATAGCGCTTTTTACTTCCTTTTCTGCAAAGTGAAATTTGTTGCCCACTATCATGCCTTCAATTTTCATGTCGGCATAATCACCGGCAGTATTGATAATGGTAGTAGTTCCAGTCACCCGATCACCTTCTTGTTTCAAATCAAATTCATACACAAATTCTTCGATGATACTTTTTCGATCCCAAGAAAGTTGACTGCGCTTACCCACCCATTTTCCTGATACATCAATTTGTGAAACCTGAGCAGTGTTCAACACCTCCGGTTTGGAATCCTGTGCGGTAATCAGTTGGCTGGAGAAAAGAAAAATAGAGAAAAATAAAATGGCTGCTGTTTTCATAAGACTGCTGTTTTAGTTTTAAAAAGTAATTCTTGAATGTTTAATACAAACTTACAGCCGAAAGGTAAGAAGAAATTGGGCAAAACAAGAGTTGTCCTGTTAAAAACTTTTAACGTCAAAATTTCTATAGACACCCTCAATTGGAAATAGGGTCGCAGTAAATGAATTCAACAAATCAATTAGAACCAGCACGATATTTCAAATCATCCATGAATGACTGCTCCAGCCCCAAAGCGCGCGGTAGCAATATTCGGTCTTCGACCATAGAATGTACAGCCAAATCCTTTTCAAAAGTTTCCAACTGGCTCAGCAAAATACGATATGGAGTTTGATTCGTTACCGGAGGACGACACTTTAACATGGTTCCTCTAACCTGAGTCAAGTCTTGTTCCATATCGTGATGGCTTTCAAGGAAGTGCTGGAGCGAATAGCTTTGTGTCTTTTTATAGAAAGTATAAATATCCGAAACGGGTTTATCCGTTTGGCAGAGATATTGAATATAGGGAATCAATTGTTTTTCTTCCAGTGCTATATGCTCCACTAAATCGTGTTTATAGCTTTGATAAAATTGGGTGAGGACGGTTAAAAGCGGATGTCCCCCAGAATAATTTTCAAGTAATAGGTGAATGCTTTGTTCTATCTCCGGCAATTTCTTTGACAGATAAAACTGATGGGTGCGCTGGATATAGTCCATGATGACCGGAATAGGGAAGTCTTGAAACTTATCTTCCGAAAAACTGCTTGGGTCTTCAAACAAATCAAGAAGTGCCAGCACTAAATCTCCCTGAATACCTGCACGTTGCAAATCTTCATAACCGTTTATTGCGTGAAACGCTCCTTTGTCGGCGTAACGCTGTAATATTTGCTGAATGTGGTCCGTTATATCCATAATCTTCCTTTTTTGCTGATTAACTACTTTGCAAAAGTGCCAAATACCAGAAATATTTTTGAATGATTTTCAACAGGTTCACATGAATCCCAAAATCAGAGGGTGGTAATGTGCGCGGTAGAGGGCTCGAACCTCTGACCCTCTCCACGTCAAGGAGATACTCTACCAACTGAGCTAACCGCGCCGAAGGTTGCAAATATAACAGACCGAAGGAAATAGCCTTTACCATTCTTTTCCATAGCTTTATATTTTCGTCGCTATGTGGAAGTTCCTCTTCGGTATTTTATTCGTCCTTGGTTTATTCTGTCTAGCCGGTGCTTACAAAATATTCTA containing:
- a CDS encoding cold shock domain-containing protein, whose amino-acid sequence is MQKGKVKFYNRVKRFGFIVDNETLKEYFVHSSGLIDEIKEGDEVEFEIEEGKKGLNAVNVKTA
- a CDS encoding T9SS type A sorting domain-containing protein, whose translation is MKTAAILFFSIFLFSSQLITAQDSKPEVLNTAQVSQIDVSGKWVGKRSQLSWDRKSIIEEFVYEFDLKQEGDRVTGTTTIINTAGDYADMKIEGMIVGNKFHFAEKEVKSAIRPNGMVWCFKSGELNFAKVGSQIKLVGATPSFMENSNFPCSGGITELTKSDNSNIDLSKLANTTTGSVGTSAKIDITTFPNPFVEQANIRYNLIEDSQVKLEVFDISGKLVSRILDENQKTGVHSSVFTAKNYGFLSGIFIVKMTVNGEVFSRQLVQMR
- a CDS encoding hemerythrin domain-containing protein — translated: MDITDHIQQILQRYADKGAFHAINGYEDLQRAGIQGDLVLALLDLFEDPSSFSEDKFQDFPIPVIMDYIQRTHQFYLSKKLPEIEQSIHLLLENYSGGHPLLTVLTQFYQSYKHDLVEHIALEEKQLIPYIQYLCQTDKPVSDIYTFYKKTQSYSLQHFLESHHDMEQDLTQVRGTMLKCRPPVTNQTPYRILLSQLETFEKDLAVHSMVEDRILLPRALGLEQSFMDDLKYRAGSN